Proteins from one Bacteroides zhangwenhongii genomic window:
- a CDS encoding sulfatase family protein, whose protein sequence is MNKYSTLYITALGLISCTGGNKSAEASATAANCDTNKQRPNIVILLTDDQGYGDMRCYGNEKLQTPNLDQLAAEGTRFTNFYAGAAASTPSRAALLTGRYAERTGVPGVVDDQSENGLKRSEITLAEYLKQNDYATAIVGKWHLGYQPEYLPLRHGFTEFYGIPYSNDMWPYHPAPDHAYPALPFYDNDRILEYNAPVNQMTTRLTDRAVRFINEHKQEPFFLYLPYTQPHVPLGVSDKFKGKSGQGLYADVIMEIDWSVGEIMKALKANGLDDNTIVMFTSDNGPWLSYGNHGGSNGGLREGKGTTFDGGQRVPFIVRMPGAIPAGKVNDQFLSALDITPTLVNLTQSQMPRMNKFDGQDAWDILSGKANEHQPFYFVYNGVVEALRDGKWKCVAPHTYRIVKTPGKDGLPGEQIAAGGNTGLALFDLDTDPRESNDLAAAHPEIAAQMQAKIKEFQKEMDEEMKHLMIE, encoded by the coding sequence ATGAATAAGTACTCAACTCTTTATATCACAGCCCTCGGACTCATTTCATGTACCGGGGGAAATAAGTCGGCAGAAGCATCTGCAACTGCCGCCAACTGTGACACTAATAAACAACGCCCCAATATAGTCATCTTATTAACAGATGACCAAGGCTATGGCGACATGCGCTGCTATGGTAATGAAAAATTGCAAACACCCAACCTTGACCAATTAGCAGCCGAAGGCACCCGCTTTACAAATTTTTACGCTGGTGCCGCTGCTTCTACTCCCTCACGTGCCGCATTACTCACCGGACGTTATGCCGAACGTACAGGAGTACCCGGTGTAGTAGACGACCAATCGGAAAACGGGCTTAAGCGCAGTGAAATAACGTTGGCCGAATACCTGAAACAAAACGATTACGCCACTGCCATCGTGGGCAAATGGCATTTGGGGTACCAACCCGAATACCTGCCACTGCGTCACGGTTTCACCGAATTTTACGGTATCCCCTACTCCAACGATATGTGGCCGTATCATCCGGCACCCGACCATGCCTACCCCGCATTACCTTTTTATGATAATGACCGCATATTGGAGTACAATGCCCCTGTCAATCAAATGACTACTCGGCTGACTGACCGTGCCGTACGCTTCATCAACGAACATAAGCAGGAACCTTTCTTCCTCTATCTACCCTATACCCAGCCCCATGTACCGCTGGGAGTGTCTGACAAATTCAAAGGAAAATCAGGACAAGGCCTCTATGCCGATGTAATAATGGAAATAGATTGGAGCGTGGGAGAGATTATGAAAGCGCTGAAAGCCAACGGACTGGATGATAACACGATTGTCATGTTTACCTCTGATAACGGGCCCTGGTTGAGTTATGGAAACCATGGTGGAAGCAACGGCGGTTTGCGCGAGGGCAAAGGTACCACCTTTGATGGTGGTCAGCGCGTCCCCTTTATAGTACGTATGCCGGGAGCAATACCCGCAGGCAAAGTGAACGATCAGTTCCTGTCGGCACTCGACATCACGCCTACATTAGTAAACCTCACACAGTCACAAATGCCACGTATGAATAAGTTTGACGGACAAGATGCCTGGGATATTCTTTCAGGAAAAGCAAACGAACACCAGCCTTTCTACTTTGTATATAACGGAGTGGTGGAAGCCTTGCGCGACGGCAAATGGAAATGTGTAGCTCCGCACACCTATCGTATCGTGAAAACTCCCGGTAAAGACGGACTTCCCGGCGAACAGATAGCAGCAGGCGGTAACACCGGTCTCGCCCTTTTTGACTTGGATACCGATCCTCGAGAAAGCAATGACCTGGCTGCTGCACATCCTGAAATAGCAGCGCAAATGCAGGCTAAAATCAAAGAGTTTCAGAAGGAAATGGATGAAGAAATGAAACATTTAATGATCGAATAG
- a CDS encoding polysaccharide lyase family 8 super-sandwich domain-containing protein, with product MKKKLLLFVAYLICFITYFPANAGEKIFATYFDIPINSPAGTEVTGRIHLERNKDVLTSPIPKGYKFEIIEQDEKELFRIETRYDLSNRIMGVLVVDKKKNTGSEPSSSILTIALKDGNKQIKKFKITVRIVKGTLWSLLYKRYTPGTIKNNRLYGRKTYSDKEVAEKIIELENNDGRFEGFKCYTAHPADYKGVFDPKNEYTNTHTIEYDWAEVACQIGGLGYSYATSNVYGPKGTPEKRKELREALYKAILAYTLSVPIEGKDVEIDGKPIGNCTGDGFSLLQAHKLAGHQIPTHQWTLTDPLVVPTLYLMPDILKGMQENDETCLKVHDALIRYNQLFMSIVKSRRAIDNPKERWGEIQDTLYSSGAWADANLGHRSRTMLALPLIWADYNRPLTYVQYWYSDFYNDKPFKGFSFSPGWSPQGIITDVSRWMTKYNIPAHKYIQSGFQPDGTISHHIANATDAAMVAYGFEWLTDCNTGYRYFQNTKFKVDDKYYQFQLDRLLNVYPKLFYKQHMDFLVSGRSYLNNLQKFATRKYPEAVNEMLKACSKNTKLTGVEELQATVDKIKANTYEYSGTDAYWVNEYLVHRRGENEKPFYCSLKLKSERTVGAEDFDKVRKSWHLGYGILQLKVRGDEYASQVLKNYDWHAVPGLTEEWRTDPLPAKGGAQASLPGLNKISGVLADGKAGMGIYHHLTKETYSSATAFKSYHFIEDKIIALGSGIARLRPGQQQGIATFIDQSVFNQPLTLCINGKEQTVKPGESINRQEAITSLCWIHQGEKGYIILPKNKLELLIKTGKEVNTTDLKIANKKPNFIIALNHGMNPGSELDDNYVYYLVPNVSKEEMKAKVADLQKDIATTQNAASSHAAYSAADKTWQYAFFKPGTASVGKMEVTSEDVALIMLRDNGNSWTLSVSNPMPDGKKQTLTFYTNMSLKAGTYVYQTKGMQKLEGETVTISPAKGGSKIVVELPDIRDEKKYNYQSDLYAATPIVIEISK from the coding sequence TATTTCGATATTCCTATCAATAGCCCGGCAGGTACGGAAGTGACCGGACGTATTCATTTGGAAAGAAATAAAGATGTACTGACCTCTCCCATTCCCAAAGGATATAAATTTGAAATCATAGAGCAGGATGAAAAGGAACTGTTCAGAATAGAAACCCGATACGACCTGTCCAACCGAATCATGGGAGTATTGGTAGTAGACAAAAAGAAGAATACCGGTTCTGAACCTTCTTCAAGCATCCTCACTATCGCTCTGAAAGACGGAAATAAGCAAATCAAGAAATTTAAAATCACAGTACGTATCGTAAAAGGTACTTTATGGTCACTACTGTACAAACGGTACACACCCGGTACTATAAAAAACAACCGCCTGTACGGACGGAAAACGTATTCTGATAAAGAAGTTGCCGAAAAGATTATAGAACTGGAAAATAATGACGGACGTTTTGAGGGATTCAAATGTTATACTGCCCATCCGGCAGATTATAAAGGAGTATTCGACCCTAAAAATGAATACACGAATACTCATACAATCGAATATGACTGGGCTGAAGTTGCCTGTCAAATCGGTGGACTCGGTTACTCTTATGCCACCTCAAATGTGTATGGTCCCAAAGGGACTCCCGAAAAACGCAAAGAATTACGCGAAGCTTTATATAAGGCAATATTGGCCTATACCCTTTCTGTCCCTATCGAAGGAAAGGACGTTGAAATAGATGGTAAACCTATCGGCAATTGCACCGGAGATGGCTTCAGTCTGCTCCAGGCTCATAAGTTGGCGGGACATCAGATCCCTACTCATCAATGGACTTTGACAGATCCTTTAGTAGTACCTACACTCTATCTGATGCCTGACATTTTGAAAGGAATGCAAGAAAATGATGAAACTTGCCTGAAAGTGCACGATGCTTTAATTCGCTATAATCAGCTATTTATGTCGATTGTAAAGAGCCGCAGGGCGATTGACAACCCGAAAGAACGTTGGGGAGAAATACAGGATACGCTTTATTCATCCGGTGCCTGGGCAGATGCCAATCTTGGACATCGTTCACGTACAATGTTGGCGTTACCGCTTATTTGGGCAGACTATAACCGTCCTCTCACATATGTTCAATACTGGTATAGCGATTTCTATAATGACAAGCCTTTCAAAGGTTTCAGTTTTTCACCGGGATGGAGCCCACAGGGAATTATTACCGATGTCAGCCGCTGGATGACTAAATATAATATTCCGGCGCATAAATATATCCAGTCGGGATTTCAACCGGACGGTACTATCTCTCATCACATTGCCAATGCGACCGATGCCGCAATGGTAGCTTATGGATTCGAGTGGTTGACAGACTGCAATACCGGATATAGATATTTCCAAAACACGAAGTTCAAAGTAGACGATAAATATTACCAGTTCCAACTAGACCGTTTATTAAACGTTTACCCTAAACTATTTTATAAACAACACATGGATTTCCTTGTGTCAGGACGTTCTTATTTGAATAACTTACAAAAGTTCGCAACCCGGAAATATCCGGAAGCTGTCAATGAAATGCTGAAAGCATGTAGCAAAAACACCAAATTGACAGGAGTGGAAGAATTGCAAGCCACTGTTGATAAAATCAAGGCAAATACATACGAGTATTCCGGCACGGATGCATATTGGGTTAATGAATATCTCGTCCATCGCCGTGGCGAAAATGAAAAGCCTTTCTATTGTTCACTGAAACTAAAATCGGAACGTACAGTAGGAGCCGAAGACTTCGACAAAGTACGCAAATCATGGCATTTGGGTTATGGTATTCTACAACTCAAAGTACGTGGAGACGAATACGCCAGCCAGGTACTAAAAAATTATGACTGGCATGCTGTACCCGGATTGACAGAAGAATGGCGCACAGATCCGCTACCGGCTAAAGGTGGAGCACAAGCATCCTTGCCCGGGCTAAATAAAATTTCCGGTGTATTGGCTGATGGAAAAGCCGGTATGGGTATTTATCACCACCTGACTAAAGAAACGTATAGTTCGGCGACGGCTTTCAAATCTTATCATTTCATTGAAGACAAGATTATCGCATTGGGAAGTGGTATTGCACGTCTCCGTCCGGGACAACAACAGGGAATCGCAACTTTCATCGACCAGTCTGTTTTCAACCAGCCACTGACTTTGTGCATCAACGGTAAAGAACAAACGGTGAAACCGGGCGAATCAATAAACCGCCAAGAAGCTATTACTTCTCTTTGTTGGATTCATCAAGGAGAGAAGGGATACATCATCTTACCTAAGAATAAGCTTGAACTGTTGATAAAAACCGGAAAAGAGGTGAACACTACCGACCTGAAGATTGCAAATAAGAAGCCAAACTTCATCATTGCACTCAATCATGGAATGAATCCCGGAAGCGAACTGGACGATAACTATGTTTACTACCTGGTACCGAACGTCAGCAAAGAAGAGATGAAAGCCAAAGTAGCAGACTTACAGAAAGACATCGCTACTACACAAAATGCGGCATCCAGCCACGCAGCTTACTCTGCCGCCGACAAAACCTGGCAGTATGCGTTCTTCAAACCCGGAACTGCTTCCGTCGGCAAGATGGAAGTTACTTCTGAAGATGTAGCCTTGATTATGTTGCGTGACAATGGCAATAGTTGGACATTATCCGTCAGCAACCCGATGCCTGACGGCAAAAAGCAAACGCTGACTTTCTATACGAATATGTCTTTGAAAGCCGGAACGTACGTTTATCAAACCAAAGGAATGCAGAAACTCGAAGGAGAAACTGTTACCATAAGTCCTGCCAAAGGCGGTTCAAAAATAGTAGTAGAGCTACCCGATATCCGCGATGAAAAGAAATACAATTATCAAAGTGACCTCTATGCCGCTACACCGATTGTTATAGAAATATCCAAGTAG
- a CDS encoding glycoside hydrolase family 88 protein, producing the protein MKKIILLLILIQLCHPAGIQAQSVHPLQVKEIPAWVANAFTVAQKQSEAMYKEVMKDNLLPRSIQRGMVPQTDWTAGFFPGTLWYLYTYNHKEVWKKRAQAATALMEGEQNNAFDHDIGFKMYSCYGNGYLLTGDKAYRHILFRSAKTLASRYSYKTGLIMSWEPDESRDWLFPVIIDNMINLELLMEAYKMSGDTTLRHIAISHADKTMKYHYRKDMSCPHVVDYEPETGAMRKYDWNNGSDDTTRSTWSRGQSWGLYGYTMMYRETGNKKYLRHAEQIADFLLSHPNMPEDMIPYWDYSDPKRSTMRDASAAAIMASALMELSTYSVQGKAYFAAGEKQLKSLASPTYLAKPGTHKHFILMHATGNFLRNSELDGGLSYADYYFMEGMLRYLRVLNGQNLYPYRSFHKDMRF; encoded by the coding sequence ATGAAGAAAATCATACTATTATTGATCCTCATCCAGCTATGTCACCCGGCCGGTATACAAGCACAGTCGGTACATCCCCTACAAGTAAAAGAAATACCTGCATGGGTAGCCAATGCCTTCACTGTAGCCCAGAAACAATCGGAAGCTATGTACAAAGAAGTGATGAAAGACAATCTACTTCCACGTTCCATTCAACGGGGCATGGTGCCCCAAACGGACTGGACGGCAGGCTTCTTTCCCGGTACACTGTGGTATCTTTATACCTACAACCATAAAGAGGTATGGAAAAAACGCGCCCAAGCAGCCACAGCTCTGATGGAAGGTGAACAAAACAATGCTTTTGACCACGACATAGGTTTTAAGATGTACTCCTGCTATGGTAACGGTTATTTACTTACCGGTGACAAAGCCTACCGCCACATCCTCTTCCGTTCAGCTAAAACGCTGGCCTCACGCTATTCATACAAAACGGGACTCATCATGTCATGGGAACCGGACGAAAGCCGTGACTGGCTATTTCCGGTAATCATCGACAATATGATTAACCTGGAACTGCTAATGGAAGCATATAAGATGTCAGGCGACACCACTCTTAGACACATTGCCATATCCCATGCAGATAAAACGATGAAATATCACTACCGCAAGGATATGTCCTGTCCTCACGTAGTAGATTATGAACCGGAAACAGGGGCTATGCGCAAATATGACTGGAACAACGGATCAGATGATACAACCCGTTCCACCTGGTCACGCGGACAATCGTGGGGACTATACGGTTATACCATGATGTACCGTGAAACCGGCAACAAGAAATACCTGCGCCATGCCGAACAGATAGCCGACTTTCTATTAAGTCATCCAAACATGCCGGAAGATATGATTCCTTACTGGGATTATTCCGACCCCAAACGTTCAACCATGCGTGATGCTTCGGCGGCGGCAATCATGGCATCGGCACTAATGGAACTTAGTACCTATTCCGTACAAGGCAAAGCATATTTTGCTGCCGGAGAAAAACAACTGAAAAGCCTGGCTTCGCCCACTTATCTGGCAAAACCGGGAACACATAAGCACTTCATCTTGATGCATGCTACCGGAAATTTCCTGCGAAACAGTGAACTTGACGGAGGACTCTCTTATGCGGACTACTATTTCATGGAAGGAATGTTGAGATACTTACGAGTGCTCAACGGACAGAATCTATATCCATATCGTTCTTTCCATAAGGATATGAGATTCTAA
- a CDS encoding hybrid sensor histidine kinase/response regulator transcription factor yields MRNRYLQTGFIFCLFLCFLTISVCHLQAADRYSHIHFKRLSVENGLPQNTVLALTQDHNGKIWAGTFDGLCWYDGYRFSSFYKDLNDSTSLSNNHVYSLCTDKEGTVWVGTLTGLSRYNIVGNNFTNYSLPGGLPIQILTIVDLNEKNQLLLGTNNGLVIFDKKTGHMDFHSHLQGKTIYSICRMNDDMILGTSSGVYFYQIQNQNVTQLLPELKKEIISSIIYDPRKRVCWLGSLSNGIYCTDDKFQIKKHYHNKDKDSGLTSNAVRTLTQDDQSRIWIGTIDALFILEPETDSIEKYSFSYEDENSLGHNSVRSILKDNQGGIWIGTFYGGLNYYHSMAPSFNTMSHSDYHNSISDNTVSCIVEDPYTGNLWIGTNDGGLNEYDRKRNYFTAYSANRNNPHALQSNNIKCVLPDTEGIYIGSHGGGLSYLSRHNRQIENYVLPEAISVSNSCYSLLDGKNGTLWVGSIIGLYQFNKKTHQLSLHPLAQKYPQLNTILISVLYRDSKDRIWIGTEESLYVYSNGKLEERKDYTSHSPSLIQAFYIQEDSNHDIWVGSSVGLYQYPGGDPEHLVRYTTSEGLPNNFIHGILEDGKGRLWITTNRGLSCFNPSEKTFLNYTKQDGLSHEQFNTYGACKTKDGMFYLGSLKGITYFNPYEFVDNPFSPNAVITGATIMNQPIMLIKDGAASVFQAENGRLLGMTFPSSMKFFSIRFSVINYLSGRRNLFAYKLEGFDDDWIYSTQAISMRGANYSNLPPGKYTFKVKACNNNGRWNETPAEFFVHITPMWYQTWWAKTIFVLFTLSILVLVVYFFIARAKMKMQLQIEHLERQKIEEVSQEKVRFYINMSHELRTPLSLILAPLEELVEDKSKFEIQVQQKLSYVYKNGRKLLHLVNQLLDFRKAESGAMPIHVTISNVDELANNVFTMFKENAQKRNMTYQLQSELKGSQYPIDRTYLEMMLTNLLSNAFKFTPDGGTIILSLNRAGKFFQISVKDNGVGIPPAKLSRIFERFYQVDDQQKGSGIGLSLVKCLVEKHHGTISVSSEPQQGTEFRILLPVELKVFTPEEIVDENDEKSLIQQTNSLAKDTLMNNEQLHPQIMEDVALEEDDSELEGMTETILLVDDNKEMVDYLKGNFKSKYITLTAGNGEEALAILKTQKVDIVLSDVMMPGIDGIKLCELIKKNMQTCHIPVILLSAKGSIEAQTAGIQIGADDYIPKPFSMNLLKGKIRNILKSKQRLRYYYSNTIDIDTAKMTSNTLDEEFMSKAIQIVEENIDDESFTTDDLAEKLFISRSSLYLKMNSISGEPPANFIRRIRLNKACKLLLEGRYSISEISSKIGFSSPSYFSTSFKKYVGCLPSEYVKNQGKNMEQ; encoded by the coding sequence ATGAGAAACCGATATCTGCAAACAGGCTTTATTTTTTGCCTTTTTCTTTGCTTCTTAACCATATCCGTGTGTCATCTACAAGCAGCGGACAGATACAGCCACATTCATTTCAAGCGATTATCCGTAGAAAATGGCTTGCCACAAAATACGGTTCTTGCGCTGACACAAGATCATAATGGAAAAATATGGGCAGGAACTTTTGACGGCCTATGTTGGTATGATGGTTATCGTTTCTCTTCTTTCTATAAAGACTTAAATGATAGTACAAGCCTTTCAAACAACCATGTTTACTCATTATGTACAGACAAAGAAGGCACAGTATGGGTAGGAACATTAACCGGATTATCCCGTTATAATATCGTCGGAAACAACTTTACCAACTATTCACTTCCCGGCGGATTACCAATACAAATACTTACCATTGTCGATCTTAACGAAAAGAATCAGCTACTGCTGGGCACTAACAACGGGCTCGTCATTTTTGACAAGAAGACCGGACACATGGATTTCCATTCCCATTTGCAAGGCAAAACTATTTATTCTATCTGTAGAATGAATGATGATATGATATTGGGAACTTCTTCAGGAGTTTACTTTTATCAAATCCAGAATCAAAATGTCACCCAATTATTGCCCGAGCTCAAGAAAGAAATAATCTCTTCCATTATTTATGACCCACGCAAGCGTGTCTGCTGGCTAGGTTCTCTAAGTAATGGGATATATTGCACGGATGATAAATTTCAAATTAAGAAACACTATCACAATAAAGACAAAGACTCCGGACTGACTTCCAATGCAGTACGAACACTGACACAAGATGATCAAAGTAGAATTTGGATTGGTACCATAGATGCGCTGTTTATCCTCGAACCGGAAACAGACAGTATAGAAAAGTATTCATTCTCTTACGAAGACGAAAACTCACTGGGGCATAATTCCGTCCGCTCTATTCTGAAAGATAATCAAGGCGGAATCTGGATAGGGACTTTCTACGGCGGACTTAACTACTATCATTCCATGGCTCCGTCATTCAACACAATGTCACACTCGGATTATCATAATTCAATCAGCGACAACACTGTCAGCTGCATCGTAGAAGACCCTTATACCGGGAATCTTTGGATAGGTACTAATGATGGCGGATTGAATGAGTACGACAGGAAACGGAATTACTTCACCGCATATTCCGCAAACCGGAATAATCCTCACGCATTGCAATCTAACAATATAAAATGTGTACTCCCCGACACGGAAGGCATCTATATCGGAAGCCACGGCGGTGGACTAAGTTACTTATCCAGACACAACAGGCAGATTGAAAACTACGTTCTTCCGGAAGCTATTTCTGTAAGCAACAGTTGTTATTCCTTGTTGGATGGAAAAAATGGAACGCTTTGGGTAGGTTCTATTATCGGCTTGTATCAGTTCAATAAGAAAACACATCAGTTATCCCTCCATCCATTAGCACAAAAATATCCCCAGCTGAACACAATCCTCATATCTGTTCTTTATCGTGATTCCAAAGACCGTATTTGGATCGGAACGGAAGAAAGCCTATATGTATATAGCAACGGCAAACTGGAAGAACGGAAGGACTATACTTCCCATTCACCATCCCTCATACAAGCTTTTTATATCCAGGAAGACAGTAACCACGATATATGGGTCGGTTCATCAGTCGGGCTATATCAATATCCCGGTGGAGACCCCGAACATCTGGTACGCTACACAACCAGTGAAGGACTGCCGAACAACTTTATTCATGGAATTCTGGAAGATGGTAAAGGACGTCTTTGGATAACAACTAACCGTGGGTTATCCTGTTTCAATCCTTCCGAAAAAACATTTCTTAATTATACCAAACAAGACGGATTGAGTCACGAACAGTTCAACACTTATGGAGCCTGTAAGACTAAAGATGGCATGTTCTATTTAGGCAGCTTAAAAGGGATCACTTATTTTAATCCGTACGAATTCGTGGATAACCCATTCTCGCCTAATGCCGTCATTACAGGTGCTACCATCATGAATCAGCCCATCATGCTGATAAAAGATGGTGCAGCCAGTGTTTTTCAGGCAGAAAATGGCCGTCTGTTAGGTATGACTTTCCCTTCAAGTATGAAATTCTTCAGTATCCGGTTCTCTGTAATCAATTATCTTTCCGGGCGGCGAAACCTATTTGCCTACAAACTGGAAGGATTTGATGACGACTGGATATATTCGACACAGGCGATCTCTATGCGGGGAGCTAATTATTCCAATCTCCCCCCGGGCAAATATACATTCAAAGTAAAAGCCTGCAATAATAATGGCCGATGGAACGAAACTCCTGCTGAATTCTTTGTACATATCACACCCATGTGGTATCAGACTTGGTGGGCCAAGACGATCTTTGTCTTATTTACACTAAGCATACTGGTATTAGTGGTTTATTTCTTCATTGCCCGTGCGAAAATGAAAATGCAACTCCAGATAGAGCATCTGGAACGTCAGAAGATTGAAGAAGTCAGTCAGGAGAAAGTGCGTTTCTATATCAATATGTCGCATGAGTTACGCACTCCGTTGAGTTTGATACTGGCTCCATTGGAAGAACTAGTGGAAGACAAGAGTAAATTCGAGATACAGGTACAACAGAAACTGTCCTATGTTTACAAGAACGGACGTAAACTATTACATCTCGTTAATCAACTTCTGGATTTCCGCAAAGCAGAATCAGGAGCTATGCCTATTCACGTGACAATAAGCAATGTGGACGAACTGGCGAACAACGTATTCACAATGTTTAAAGAGAATGCGCAAAAGAGAAATATGACTTATCAGTTACAGTCGGAATTGAAAGGTAGCCAGTATCCGATAGACCGGACATATCTCGAAATGATGCTGACTAACCTGCTTTCCAATGCTTTCAAATTTACGCCGGACGGTGGAACTATCATCCTCTCTCTAAACAGAGCCGGGAAATTCTTCCAAATCAGCGTTAAGGATAATGGTGTCGGTATCCCCCCTGCAAAGCTATCCCGTATTTTTGAGCGCTTCTACCAGGTGGACGATCAGCAGAAAGGTAGCGGTATCGGACTTTCTTTAGTGAAATGTCTAGTTGAGAAACATCACGGCACGATTTCCGTCAGCAGTGAACCGCAACAGGGAACGGAATTCCGTATCCTGTTACCCGTAGAATTAAAAGTGTTCACTCCCGAAGAAATAGTAGATGAGAATGATGAAAAATCACTCATCCAGCAAACCAACTCCCTGGCTAAGGATACCCTGATGAATAATGAACAGCTCCACCCACAGATAATGGAAGACGTAGCTCTGGAAGAAGATGATAGCGAATTGGAAGGCATGACGGAAACCATTCTTTTGGTAGATGACAATAAAGAAATGGTAGATTATCTTAAAGGTAATTTCAAATCAAAATATATCACTCTGACAGCCGGAAACGGTGAAGAAGCACTAGCTATTTTGAAAACTCAAAAAGTAGATATAGTACTCTCGGATGTGATGATGCCGGGTATCGATGGTATAAAGCTATGTGAACTGATAAAAAAGAATATGCAGACCTGTCATATCCCCGTTATCCTATTGTCGGCCAAGGGAAGTATAGAAGCACAGACTGCCGGTATCCAAATTGGGGCGGACGATTATATCCCCAAACCGTTCTCTATGAATCTACTGAAAGGTAAAATCCGTAATATTCTGAAATCAAAGCAACGATTAAGATATTATTATTCAAATACAATTGATATTGACACGGCCAAAATGACCTCCAATACGTTGGACGAGGAGTTTATGAGCAAAGCGATACAGATTGTAGAAGAGAATATCGACGATGAGAGTTTCACTACCGATGATTTGGCGGAAAAGCTCTTTATAAGCCGTTCTTCACTGTATCTCAAAATGAACTCCATATCGGGAGAGCCACCCGCCAATTTTATCCGCCGTATCCGTCTCAACAAAGCTTGCAAATTATTACTTGAGGGACGGTATTCAATCTCTGAGATCAGCAGTAAGATTGGTTTCAGTTCACCGTCCTATTTTTCAACGAGTTTCAAGAAGTATGTAGGTTGCCTGCCGTCGGAGTATGTCAAGAATCAGGGGAAGAATATGGAGCAATAG
- a CDS encoding glycoside hydrolase family 88 protein yields MKRKLYVAVWGMSLLTVCSTPKTGAPEWFENAVKTSDHQLLYMAEQLKDVPDTACFPRSTKVDGSYRLENAKDWTSGFYPGSMWLAYELSGDEALAKEARRYTDRLEGIQYYTGNHDIGFMMYCSYGNALRLKPEPKDKEILINSSESLCARFSPEIGLIRSWDFGDWSYPVIIDNMMNLEILFWASEQTGNSKYRDIAIAHADKTLKNHFRENMTSYHVVSYSVPSGKVESKGTFQGYADSSAWARGQAWGVYGYTMCYRFTKNPVYLEAAHKIARFIMENRPSGNDYIPYWDYDAPDISNAPRDASAAAVTASALLELYAYTEDQSLSDAYIEYAENILKQLSSPDYLAKENENKGFILMHSVGSFPHDSEVNVPLNYADYYYLEAMKRYKDLKNF; encoded by the coding sequence ATGAAAAGAAAGTTGTACGTAGCGGTTTGGGGAATGAGTCTGCTGACCGTTTGCAGCACCCCCAAGACGGGGGCGCCGGAATGGTTTGAGAATGCGGTAAAAACATCCGATCATCAGTTGCTCTATATGGCTGAACAATTGAAAGATGTACCGGATACAGCCTGTTTCCCGCGCTCAACCAAAGTGGACGGAAGCTACCGTTTGGAAAATGCGAAAGACTGGACAAGCGGATTCTACCCCGGCTCCATGTGGTTGGCTTACGAATTGTCGGGAGATGAGGCTTTGGCAAAAGAAGCCCGTCGGTACACCGACCGTCTGGAAGGTATTCAGTATTATACAGGTAACCATGACATTGGTTTTATGATGTATTGCAGTTATGGGAATGCTCTTCGTCTGAAACCGGAGCCGAAAGATAAAGAGATCCTGATTAATTCTTCGGAAAGTCTTTGCGCACGTTTCAGCCCCGAAATCGGTCTGATTCGTTCTTGGGATTTCGGTGATTGGAGTTATCCCGTCATCATTGATAATATGATGAATCTTGAAATACTTTTCTGGGCGTCCGAGCAAACCGGCAATTCCAAATATCGCGACATTGCCATTGCTCATGCCGACAAGACTTTAAAGAATCATTTTCGTGAGAATATGACTTCGTATCATGTGGTAAGTTATTCCGTTCCGAGCGGAAAGGTAGAGTCAAAGGGCACATTTCAAGGTTATGCCGATTCTTCCGCTTGGGCTCGCGGGCAGGCATGGGGAGTGTATGGCTATACCATGTGCTATCGCTTTACGAAAAATCCGGTTTATCTGGAGGCGGCACATAAGATTGCCCGCTTCATTATGGAGAACCGTCCTTCGGGAAATGATTATATTCCTTATTGGGATTATGATGCGCCCGATATTTCGAATGCTCCCCGTGACGCTTCTGCAGCGGCGGTTACGGCTTCCGCATTGCTCGAGTTATATGCTTATACGGAAGACCAGAGCCTAAGTGATGCCTATATTGAATATGCGGAGAATATATTGAAACAGTTATCCTCCCCGGATTATCTGGCGAAGGAGAATGAGAATAAGGGATTTATCCTGATGCATTCTGTAGGCAGTTTCCCGCATGACAGTGAGGTGAATGTCCCGTTGAACTATGCCGACTATTATTATTTGGAAGCAATGAAGCGGTATAAAGACTTGAAGAATTTTTAG